The window AACTGTACCAGATCCACGCCGTAATTTGTGACCGTATGGATAGAAGCACCAGAGCTTTGAATACGATGAATAAATCCATCTATAGCGTCACAAATATGAATACTCATTGCGGTATTGTACCACCCTGAAACAAATATGTACACCCATTCGGAAAAATCGAAAAAGGAGGGGTATCCCTCCTTTTTCGGTATCCATCGATCTAGGCGTGACGAGGAATGATACCACAAAACCCTACAATTGGGAATATTATCCGGTCAGATCCGAAACTATCCAGTGGTCCTCGAGGAGATAGGCCTCCATGGCTTTATCGGCTATCTCCGATACCGCCCGGCATCGCTCGGGCTTTTCTTTGATCTTGACGTTCAGCTTAGGGAATATCCCCAAGTTTACGTTGGTGGGCTGAAATTTTTTTACCGTGTCGTCCCCTAGCCTGTAGAGCAGCGAACCTAGAGCGGTTTCTCTAGGCCATTTCGGGAGAGGTCTGCCGGAGAGCTCCGCTGCGAAAGCCAGCGATGCCACCAACCCCATAGCTACGCTTTCGACGTAGCCCTCGACTCCCGTTATCTGTCCCGCTAGTCTCAGGTTTTCCCTCCCCTTCACCTTTAAAGAGCGATCCAAGACCTCCGGTGCGTTGACGTAGATGTTTCTATGCATAACGCCTTTTCGGACGAACTCGACTTTTTCAAGGCCAGGTATCAACCGAAAAACCCTCTCCTGCTCTCCCCATCGAAGGTTGGTCTGAAAGCCAACCATGTTGTACACCGTTCCTTCCGAGTTGTCTTGACGGAGCTGGACTACGGCGAAGAACCTTTTGTCGGTGACAGGGTGCTCCAGGCCTACAGGCTTTAGAGGGCCAAAGCGGAGGGTGTGGAGGCCCCTTTCAGCCAGGGCTTCCACAGGCATACAGCTCTCAAAGTAGGGTATTTTTCTCTCGAAGTCGTGCCTAGGGGCCCTCTCGGCGGACATGAGAGCCTCGTAGAAGGCTATATACTGCTCTTCGGTCATAGGGCAGTTTATGTAGTCTCCGCCCTCTTCCTCCGAGTAGCGATCCTTACGATAGGCTATTGACATGTCGATGGTGTCGGTGAGGACCAAGGGAGCAGCGGCATCGTAGAAAAACAGCGAGCTCTGACCGGTTATCTTGGCTAGCTCCAGGGCCAGAGGTTCGGCGGTCAGAGGACCGGTGGCCATTATCACCGGTCCGTCGGGAATAGCTTTGACTTCCTCGGCAACCACCTCTATGAGAGGATGATCTTTGATCCTCTCGGTGACGGTGCAGGCGAATCGGTCTCTGTCCACCGCCAGCGCCTTTCCTGCGGGCACCGAGGCCCCGTCGGCACAGTCCATTATAAGGCTCCCTAGCTTTCTTAGCTCCCTTTTGAGGATGCCTCCCGGGGTGGTCTCGGTGTCCCCTCCTAGGGAATTACTGCACACCAGTTCGGCGAAAAAATCGGTGTGGTGGGCGGGAGACCTGCTCTCGGGCCTCATCTCCATCAATTTCACCGGTATCCCCCTCTGGGCCAGCTGCCAGGCCGCTTCGCTTCCCGCCAGGCCAGCTCCTATCACAGTCGTCTTTTCCATCATTCCGCCCCTTTACGTCCACAGGAGGCGCAGATCGGGGTTTTAGACCGGCCCTTGAACTCCATATCTCCACCGCATTCGGGACATTTCTCCGCCGCTGGCCTGTTCCACGACACGTAATCGCAGTCAGGGTAGCGGGAACAGCCGTAGAAGGTCCTGCCCTTTTTGCTTTTCCTCTGGACGACTTCGCCGCCTTGGTCTTGGCCGCATTTAGGGCATATGACTCCCACTTTTTTCAGTATGGCCCTGGTGTATCGGCACTCAGGGTAGCCGGAGCAGGCTATAAACTCGCCGAAGCGACCTCTTTTTTTGACCAGGTCCTTGCCGCACTCGGGACAGCTTTCGCCGATAGGCTCAGGAGGTGGAGGGGGAATTTTAGGGGCTTTTTCCGCTTCCTCTATGGCTCTGGTGAAGGGCTCCCAGAAAAGGGAGACTACGTTGACCCAGTCCCTCTGCTGCTCCTCTATCAGGTCCAGCGATCCCTCCATGGTAGCGGTAAAGCCGGGGTTCACTATAGGGGAGACGCTCTCTCCGCCGAAGTGATCCAGGAGAAAGTCGTCGACGATCCTCCCTAAAGCGGTAGGGACCAGATGCCTATCGTCGTCTTTTTCCACGTAGGCCCTGTCGTAGAGGGTCTCGACTATAGAGGCGTACGTAGAGGGACGGCCCACACCTTCCTCCTCCAAGGTCTTTATAAGGCTGGCCTCGGAGAACCTAGCAGGGGGC is drawn from Dethiosulfovibrio salsuginis and contains these coding sequences:
- the trmFO gene encoding methylenetetrahydrofolate--tRNA-(uracil(54)-C(5))-methyltransferase (FADH(2)-oxidizing) TrmFO, yielding MMEKTTVIGAGLAGSEAAWQLAQRGIPVKLMEMRPESRSPAHHTDFFAELVCSNSLGGDTETTPGGILKRELRKLGSLIMDCADGASVPAGKALAVDRDRFACTVTERIKDHPLIEVVAEEVKAIPDGPVIMATGPLTAEPLALELAKITGQSSLFFYDAAAPLVLTDTIDMSIAYRKDRYSEEEGGDYINCPMTEEQYIAFYEALMSAERAPRHDFERKIPYFESCMPVEALAERGLHTLRFGPLKPVGLEHPVTDKRFFAVVQLRQDNSEGTVYNMVGFQTNLRWGEQERVFRLIPGLEKVEFVRKGVMHRNIYVNAPEVLDRSLKVKGRENLRLAGQITGVEGYVESVAMGLVASLAFAAELSGRPLPKWPRETALGSLLYRLGDDTVKKFQPTNVNLGIFPKLNVKIKEKPERCRAVSEIADKAMEAYLLEDHWIVSDLTG